The Lactuca sativa cultivar Salinas chromosome 2, Lsat_Salinas_v11, whole genome shotgun sequence genome includes the window ttttggtataaagatcgttgaataatagaacttcggttttcatttcataccatcttgctaagatgtctagttcgtcatgatcgtttcttgtagccattcggttttcagcattgaaaatatttgttagacggctccaaaacattggatcattcaacttgcttgtctcgtacacatgaatataagcatgtgtaagaaccaagaactcttcattgctccatgatatagaagtcatttggattgaaacaaagagggtagaatctaaaaaacaatatttgaacaaCTATATTGGTTAATTTAATAACGTTTTGCATGTAACTTAGggtcaatttatagtagtttctacacaaaatcgcagttcaaacttctaatatgtctgcaattcatagtcaaaattaactgacgaatgcagtgtactatacttataacacaatagatcactgttcgagttgacaattcatccccggttgaatgacaacacaatacattGCAGTTTGAGTTGACAACTCATTGCACCAGGAAAGTAAGGAGtcgttataaatagatttcaatatTCGTTGTAATTGTATTCTATTACTTCCCTCCTTGCAATTATGGACTCACCACATATATGGAGGAACGCAGAGGAGGTCgctttggttcaagcttggattacaactgtagaggtggattttccaccgggtcccccacaagttcgtgctggatcattttggtctcgtgtctgtcatttgtttcaccatttaatgaaccgcactcaatatcgaagaagaagagatgtcaaagcgaagtttctggatttgaaaatgaaggtgaaacaatttcaacgtatttataacgagttggataacgaacatgcaaatacggatgaagacattctacggcAGGTGGCTTTGGAACTATACCGCTTTCAATACGATGGTAGCGAGTTTACCCACTTAGATGCATGGAATGTTTTAAAGAAtgtcccttatttttaatatgcatgttggttaagttaattgtttttcgttatttaagttgcttgttgttgtatgtgtctagttgttactatttaataaacgtccatttcttttaatgtatgttgttcCCTCAATAGCCAATATTTAGAAAGCAATAAAATAAAACCggggtacataaataactaacacataatacgacataaaaaATAAACTGGGTACATGGATAACTAATACGTAACACAGCAGTAAAATAAAAACGGAgtacataaaaaactaatacataatactacataaaacataaatgtgctacatgaataactactgcattgagggaggtaacaggaccaccgtttcatttggtatttcccaatgCTCATATGATGGTATACCATTCACCAAATCAGATCCATATGCAACTCGATACACATAATTAGTGAACTTGTATTCAACCATTCTCTGAATGGACTTAGATGTACGAGTTCTTAGACATGCTATAGCGTGGCCACATGGTATACCGCTTTTTTGCCATTTaccacaactacatacccttcgttcaagttgtacgttgctggtggcaaaagtgtcatggacttcaaatgtatccccaTACAAACGTTTTGCATTACAATTGTAAGACTTGCTGAGACTTTTTTGACCCTTACTCTCAACGTAAGGGGTCAACCCAccagacaacctccctgtaaaatttgatattttaataaaaatagcagcacaataaaaaaaacaaaatataacaatctcccttaccagccagttcggcccgttcagcatactttgattttatcgacgtggtggttaactcaattatcgttgttataggaaactcacgtgaggatataatttgcaaaatttcagggacgtcaatcgatttaacattgtaacgtatttttgggaaaaatgctcttgtccattttgaaatcggtatatcgtcaagccagtaaattggactcataagcaaggtgcagaaaggtggttgcctacatgtactttgcaacctttcgaaacacaagtaaaaatcatcaacgctatatgcattgcatgacttccaaaacaacgatTCGACTTCCGTATTCTTATGTCCGATAGACTCACGTATCTTtcgagctatatctttaggacaatatccatgataggAATTCGGGTAGGCACTGTCAACACCAAAGTCTATGTTATCACACATgttgcttatgaaaccaacctctgtgtcctcacctaaacaatctcttaacctcatcatgaaccatctccatgattcttcacactgtaaggttcccaaaccaagtGCTAAGAGTAGTGGGtcatgatttccatctaaagccactgcgaagtacattgttgtcagaaagctcccaagaaggggtaaataacccacatatatcagcggtatcatgcacctaaggaaggtacgaaTCTACATAAAAACGAACACATATTAGTGTTATGTAAGAACTAATCGACATACATTACCATGAAATATTgtataactcaataaaagaagtatgttataccacgcaacctaaagccacaaagcagaattgaaagcggttgttatcggttttcttaatggctgtgaaggtattaggatttgttctttgaaggtTATGCAAGAAAATTGGTAGTTGAGAAAAGGTTCTTTGGCTGTGACTACTCATTTTCAATACCGATAATTGTGCTCTACAATGATCACACAAATGGAATTATAAATAGAAGATATTGTATCTCTACTgatcaaaattcatagtttaacccTTTAAATTCGTAGTTGAACATtttaaattcatagtcaaaccagttcatttcatagtcaaatttcactgaccgacatgacaatactacagaatgtacttgtctgcatttcatagttgacctttttgaattcatagtcaaaccagttcatttcatagtcaaatttcactgaccgacatgacaatactacagaatgtacttgtctgcattccatagttgaactttttgaattcatagtcaaaccagtttatttcatagtcaaaaagaattgtccgtaatatgatttattctataaatgggtgtcactcattatgaaaaaatttaactgagaaagtaactccgatttaaaagaataaaaaggctaatggcatactgcaattgtggaggagaacgtatcgttaggatttcgggtacagctaaaaacccaggaagattgTTCTACGCTTGCCCGTATTTGGTATCATGTTCTTACCGTCATTCAAATTTAAACCCTCGTGTTTACATGacacaaatttattttcttactgtggatattaaatttaacagggaccaaaatgcgggtttatcagttgggttgatgaagagaaggaccaatcttctatggtaatagctaaagtagctaactctaataagctctttcaatcagaagataagaagttaaagatagcgttggtttgtagttgggtgttgttcttggcacttcttgtttacaagttgtaagcttttcaatattgtttttatggttttgaagttgttaggtcaataaattgttgtatttgtaacgttaaaacaaatgttgtGGTCGTTCTTATGTTGAATTTATTGATAAGTAATTAGTAGGTCACTAAATTGTTGTAATTGTCGTAACGTTATATTTTTTGTCATCCGTTGAGTAAACTCTAAAgataaactaataatgaaatccaacattaatttgtatatacatttatataatccaactacagaggagcaagactagacccccaaataatttttgccatccggagacggaactctaaagctgcgttctttgggtcaataagaacacgtattggttgacctgaaaccaattgctccataaacatacaaagaaaaacactgcaatctcccaaatgactactttgttggggaacgttttcttcataaatgaattgcatattcaatggaatccttgggatgttcctccgcgcccaatacttaatcttgtccaaataatttgccacccgacgttcaaatttggaaaagattccttcggattggaatttttcataagcacctctaccaagactgtcataaatatgcacttccattgacgctaatcgtagttccccaaatagccaatgattaggggatgaatgaatcggcaataagacctgtataaggatcagaaaataaaattatgtttatttacatcacaatacaaaaacatcacaatacaaaaacataacaaaaaaacgatattattttcaatataaactattaagtttaccgtatcaacatcccaccaagcaaccatgaagttggggtatgtagcaataccagccataaacgccctccagtcctgtccttcttccaaagcatgagaaacaaaaaaaattggaggcattattgtatgtcggtcgctctcaaaccgtctctccatcaaaagtcggtaccaaatggttatatgctgcacacatgatacttttgttattgactaaaaaacaaataacttttaaaagaattaattaacaatttatttaccgctgactccaaccatccgtcgtgtgtatgcccaaacaatgagctccaaaaatctctatctaacacgaaattaaacaaacgatgcTGCACATCATATGAATGCAATACATAATTTTGGATGACATCCTCACCGCCTGCTACGTAAGGTTGCAGGCGCAACCTGGAGAAGTCATGAGCAACACCAAAAACTGGAGGAGGAACGGGGCTTGTTGATTTCATACcaaccttcttttttgttcttcttttttgtttcggtgtcgtgtgcaactaaaaacaatattcaaatgtttaaatgtatatctttcagataattcacataaacataaaatcaacagtttataaataaaacgaatacCTCGGTGTAAGGAGTGCATAAAAATTGTGATGGTTTTCGACTCCTAggtttatcgggtgtaacttctttgtcatcatcatcatcatgaaaaTAATCTACATTTCCCATTATTATAAGTTCGTCTTCATCcggcacatcatcatcaaatttgttccctgcattgtcattcctctcctcccactcctacattaaagataatactttatacttaataacgaaatacacataatttaataagcaataatatctaaataaacaaaatattaatattaatgtaACTATATAATAACCTCTTTAATTTCACTATAATCGTTTACATCacacacatcatcatcaaatttgttccccgcatactgagtactctcctccaacacctacattaaaaatataactttttacttAATAACAAAATACActttattaaaaagtaattattaaaatcgtaaaggtaacatctataacaaccttgtcgtcttgagtatcaccaaaaacattttgagttgtattgtttttattcatcatttcatcttgcacaacctatattttcaaatataaaatatgaacacaggtattcatatatgtttaaaatttaataaataatgtaGCGTATAACTAACCTGTTCATCATAATTTCTTTGTGACACTGTCGGTTCCTCAAAAATAATGTCGTTCCAAAATTGTTCAtcacttcttcaacaaaaacctCTGTAGGTTTTTGTTGATTCATAAACACATGCTGCTCCAGTGCATGTACCCGTTTCAACAACTCGTCTAGCTTGTGTTTCCCACTGCCCCGACCTCTACCATGAGAGCGACCACTggacgacatactagacgaagattcgtcttgtctcctaaaatggtcccgtactggggatggaactgctttcccttcaccatatacatactcttgaaatgacatataataaaaagatgtcatctcaccatcacccggtaacatgttttgtcttggtggtagcccctcctaaaaaattaaacatattaaaaatgcatataaaactataataatcaactttattaataataaacgaaatatttttaaacctgcatctttgaccaaatcttgttcacgtcaacccatttcaatttttttgttccgCTCCATCTTTTCATCCGAGGCAagtctttattttttctcaatgcaaatccacatgcacgaacagccggaatcatctcatatatccatatctacaattttgtacaataacagtaataaaagttaaaattaaaataaaaaatataacaataaaacaatttaaatataagaaaatttttataCCCTAATTGGAGTCGTAAATCCTGAGACGGAatactttaaagtttgaccacgCTGAGGAAGTGATAAATAATGATGTATCTTATTCCACGTATCCTCAAGGTCAACAAAAGTAAAATCCCATAGATAGCTACCCCAAGAGaagctaacaaaacaaaaaaaaaaaacaaaattgattattatataaattataactttaataaaatagaacttttaacgtaaagaaaatatacctattccagagatccaaattctcagccaaaaaaaaccaatcttgtggcacccgatcGTTTACTTCTTTgcccaaaaaaccttcacacaaaatgtatatcaaacatactctaactgcatcaaggtcgtcaagtgctaggaatgtttgatttaaaattaaacttttcaggtcgccgattttcaccgaactattagtatggtccggaaatagccgttcacgcagtaaacatctttttttactgcttattaatttttccgacccttttctcccaatgttttttggatactccccaaaattgaagccggtaaacaaacaaaactcttccggcccataaaccattttggtattgcctactcgaaaatataaacgttttattccatctggagataaaacagggtccggccggatctgatgaaggaacattttatgaaacaataaagcgtccccttgtaaacgagggacatcAATAAAATAGCCAAAGACGGTATTTCTGAAAATAGC containing:
- the LOC111901318 gene encoding uncharacterized protein LOC111901318, translated to MMNKNNTTQNVFGDTQDDKVLEESTQYAGNKFDDDVCDVNDYSEIKEEWEERNDNAGNKFDDDVPDEDELIIMGNVDYFHDDDDDKEVTPDKPRSRKPSQFLCTPYTELHTTPKQKRRTKKKVGMKSTSPVPPPVFGVAHDFSRLRLQPYVAGGEDVIQNYVLHSYDVQHRLFNFVLDRDFWSSLFGHTHDGWLESAHITIWYRLLMERRFESDRHTIMPPIFFVSHALEEGQDWRAFMAGIATYPNFMVAWWDVDTVLLPIHSSPNHWLFGELRLASMEVHIYDSLGRGAYEKFQSEGIFSKFERRVANYLDKIKYWARRNIPRIPLNMQFIYEENVPQQSSHLGDCSVFLCMFMEQLVSGQPIRVLIDPKNAALEFRLRMAKIIWGSSLAPL